A genome region from Bradyrhizobium commune includes the following:
- a CDS encoding helix-turn-helix domain-containing protein has product MAEITEMTPEEVRTFREEFDLTKAELSERLGSALRTVEDWEAGRRQSPSMLRVALAAIARELSPWCATPKLCPSSTIDDVGQVVRKMFARLGDDHVVDLSDLFERCLSSDATPAERLLLAHCMEISDGYNRVDPLEEWSSRPMKGWHTSMAFRPEIDGVRPSLGFETRHDNVAKRMAVFIDTHRPGERLPEKLRTETALVARGVRVISLSANDVLVDGESSKETIETVLSEMAEEVLCEAGQISHAWKRPDRR; this is encoded by the coding sequence ATGGCAGAAATCACAGAGATGACTCCCGAGGAAGTGCGGACGTTCCGAGAGGAATTCGATCTGACCAAAGCCGAACTGTCGGAGAGGCTGGGGAGTGCGCTTCGCACGGTGGAGGACTGGGAAGCCGGGCGTCGCCAGTCCCCCTCAATGTTGCGCGTGGCCCTAGCAGCGATCGCCCGCGAGCTCTCCCCGTGGTGCGCCACTCCCAAGCTTTGCCCATCTTCGACGATCGATGACGTTGGCCAGGTAGTGCGGAAAATGTTTGCTCGGCTGGGCGATGACCATGTTGTCGACTTAAGCGATCTCTTCGAACGCTGCCTCAGTTCGGACGCGACGCCCGCCGAAAGGCTGTTGTTGGCGCACTGCATGGAAATATCGGACGGTTATAACAGGGTCGACCCGCTCGAAGAGTGGTCGTCGCGACCAATGAAGGGGTGGCACACGTCAATGGCCTTTCGACCCGAAATTGACGGTGTCCGGCCTTCTCTTGGGTTTGAGACGCGACACGACAATGTGGCGAAGCGGATGGCGGTATTTATCGACACCCACCGCCCCGGCGAGCGCCTTCCGGAGAAACTCCGTACCGAAACAGCACTTGTTGCACGAGGCGTCCGTGTCATCTCGCTCAGCGCAAACGACGTCCTCGTTGACGGCGAGAGCAGCAAGGAGACGATCGAGACTGTTCTAAGTGAAATGGCGGAGGAAGTCCTGTGCGAGGCTGGCCAGATCAGTCACGCGTGGAAAAGGCCGGATCGTCGATGA
- a CDS encoding IclR family transcriptional regulator domain-containing protein, producing the protein MPLDRGAAGHVLAAYGDQSGSNRKMVLAQGYYVSLGERDPEVAAAAVPLIDGQGKLRGALSVSAIRMRFDTQAQKMALKALKSEARALAGLLPASEA; encoded by the coding sequence TTGCCGCTCGATCGCGGCGCGGCGGGGCATGTGCTCGCCGCCTATGGCGACCAGAGCGGATCGAACCGCAAGATGGTGCTGGCGCAGGGATATTATGTCTCGCTCGGCGAGCGCGATCCGGAGGTTGCGGCCGCGGCCGTCCCTCTGATCGACGGCCAGGGCAAATTGCGCGGCGCATTGTCGGTGTCGGCCATTCGCATGCGCTTTGATACGCAGGCGCAGAAGATGGCGTTGAAGGCGCTCAAGTCAGAAGCGCGGGCGTTGGCCGGATTACTGCCGGCAAGCGAAGCGTGA
- a CDS encoding porin gives MLASAAGLVVFDGALAADLPVKAKAIEYVKVCSLYGAGFYYIPGSDTCIQVGGYLRAETTLVPGRVNGGSGANNSLSNYYTMRSRDALDIDTRTATEYGVLRTFFEGRFQWTTGGYGGAGAGLTGGATTYSGDAAGGGTFALYYAFIQFAGFTFGQAQTQFATPWAEYPANNVELPGSGGGDPVNQIAYTADFGQGITASFSAQDQVAKYTSNIWNVSGASATGLATGTYGASDIGGSRAPDLVASLRVDQAWGLFQASVAAHDNHAAYYGATELTGHPSDKWGWAGQLALSIKNLPTGPGDTINLTGVYTNGASRYNFQNLVPATYAMYSGTGLTGAYQSLGIGGLSDSVFTAGSGQQLTTTYGFNGGYTHNWNPYWASSIYGAWAAVRYSSTAKSYMCGAFVSSLALSSGGPGCNPDFNYEVVGTRTTWTPVKNLTFSADLTYTVLDQKYAGGSTVTLPVQTGIAKPGATYELKDQSTVSLLLRVQRNW, from the coding sequence GTGTTAGCTTCTGCGGCGGGGCTCGTGGTTTTTGATGGGGCCTTGGCCGCTGACCTTCCCGTCAAAGCAAAGGCAATCGAGTACGTGAAGGTCTGCTCGTTGTATGGCGCGGGCTTCTACTACATTCCGGGGAGCGATACCTGCATCCAAGTGGGTGGATACCTGCGCGCCGAGACAACTCTGGTGCCGGGCCGGGTGAACGGCGGGAGCGGGGCCAACAACTCCCTTAGCAATTACTACACCATGCGTTCTCGCGATGCTCTTGACATCGATACGCGCACGGCGACGGAGTACGGTGTACTTCGGACGTTTTTCGAAGGTCGCTTCCAGTGGACGACGGGTGGCTACGGCGGTGCTGGCGCGGGTCTCACTGGCGGCGCCACGACGTACTCAGGTGATGCTGCCGGGGGCGGTACATTCGCGCTCTACTACGCATTTATCCAATTTGCCGGTTTCACCTTCGGTCAGGCACAAACGCAGTTCGCTACGCCTTGGGCCGAGTATCCAGCTAACAATGTCGAACTGCCAGGTAGCGGCGGCGGCGACCCGGTGAACCAAATTGCATATACTGCAGACTTCGGTCAGGGAATCACGGCTTCTTTTTCGGCCCAGGATCAGGTTGCCAAATACACGTCCAATATTTGGAACGTGAGCGGCGCGTCGGCCACAGGCCTTGCGACCGGTACATATGGCGCCAGCGACATTGGTGGTTCGAGAGCGCCGGATCTTGTCGCGAGCCTTCGCGTTGACCAGGCTTGGGGACTTTTTCAGGCGTCCGTCGCAGCCCATGACAACCATGCCGCATATTATGGTGCCACCGAATTGACCGGTCACCCGAGCGATAAATGGGGCTGGGCTGGACAGTTGGCATTGTCGATCAAGAACCTGCCGACTGGCCCGGGTGATACCATCAATCTGACTGGGGTGTATACAAACGGTGCGAGCCGCTACAACTTCCAGAACTTAGTGCCGGCCACCTACGCGATGTACAGTGGGACCGGCCTGACGGGTGCCTACCAAAGCCTCGGCATTGGAGGTCTGTCGGATTCGGTGTTCACTGCCGGTTCTGGCCAGCAACTGACAACTACCTACGGTTTTAATGGTGGATATACCCACAACTGGAATCCGTACTGGGCCAGCAGCATCTACGGAGCATGGGCTGCTGTGCGATATAGCAGTACCGCCAAGAGCTATATGTGCGGAGCGTTCGTTTCCAGTCTCGCATTGTCGAGCGGAGGTCCTGGATGTAACCCCGACTTCAATTACGAAGTCGTCGGTACACGCACGACCTGGACGCCAGTCAAGAACCTGACCTTTTCGGCCGATCTAACTTACACCGTACTCGATCAGAAATATGCGGGCGGAAGCACAGTAACGCTGCCGGTTCAAACGGGTATCGCCAAGCCGGGTGCTACTTATGAGCTGAAGGATCAGAGCACGGTGAGCCTGCTCCTGCGTGTACAGCGAAACTGGTGA
- a CDS encoding HIT family protein, translating into MSETVISIKDALNRVDRADERHFVAELNTGYLTLSKNRQYFRGYCFFTCKLPAQELHELPNDFAARHLVEMSIVAEAVQSSFNAKKMNVAFFGNSWKHVHWNIIPRYGTDPLPEDAIWSIDREIVESVHPTDEDLLSIRDQLRSGLKNIADRHGIDFSFEHEAGRSS; encoded by the coding sequence ATGTCTGAAACAGTGATCTCAATCAAGGATGCGCTAAACCGTGTCGATCGAGCCGACGAACGGCACTTCGTTGCAGAGCTCAATACGGGGTATTTAACTCTCAGCAAAAATCGGCAGTATTTTAGAGGGTATTGTTTTTTTACGTGCAAGCTTCCAGCGCAAGAACTTCATGAGCTACCGAATGATTTTGCTGCGCGCCATCTGGTCGAAATGTCGATTGTCGCGGAGGCTGTGCAAAGTTCGTTCAATGCAAAGAAAATGAACGTCGCTTTCTTTGGCAATAGCTGGAAACATGTGCATTGGAATATCATACCGCGATACGGCACCGATCCATTGCCGGAAGATGCCATCTGGAGCATCGATCGCGAAATCGTGGAAAGCGTCCATCCCACCGATGAGGACCTTTTGAGCATCCGCGATCAGCTCAGGTCGGGGTTAAAGAACATTGCCGATCGGCATGGAATCGACTTCTCGTTTGAACACGAGGCAGGAAGAAGCTCATGA
- the phnF gene encoding phosphonate metabolism transcriptional regulator PhnF yields MTGHDQPSSLYARRGATSLWRIVVEAIRKDIIGGRYKPGERLPTETELAATFGVHRNTVRRAFSVLRERDYVRIEQGRGTFVKERIVHSRLGSQTRLTAALRDMQRNGQRRFVGSARVRVDKDLARDLRVPQAQFARRVDTLMMIDGIAASITSNYFPLPRFEGIEALIERTGSLTESWRHFGVPDYRRFETRISAGLLSQLDSHLLGLPRRQPVILMTNINVDVEGIPIVVSRARMAPQHMEIVIRFSE; encoded by the coding sequence ATGACCGGCCACGATCAACCATCTTCCCTCTACGCCAGGCGGGGCGCGACTTCGCTCTGGCGGATCGTGGTCGAGGCTATCCGCAAGGATATCATCGGCGGGAGATATAAGCCGGGCGAACGCCTGCCTACGGAAACTGAGTTGGCGGCGACCTTCGGCGTTCACCGCAACACCGTGCGCCGCGCGTTCTCGGTTCTTAGAGAGCGCGACTATGTGCGCATAGAGCAGGGACGAGGTACCTTCGTCAAGGAGCGCATCGTCCACTCCCGATTGGGTTCCCAGACCCGTCTGACCGCGGCCCTGCGCGATATGCAGCGGAACGGCCAGCGCCGCTTCGTCGGCTCAGCGCGCGTCCGCGTTGACAAGGACCTCGCGCGCGACCTTCGTGTGCCTCAGGCCCAGTTCGCGCGTAGGGTCGATACACTGATGATGATCGACGGCATCGCCGCCTCGATCACATCGAATTATTTCCCGCTGCCTCGGTTCGAGGGGATCGAGGCGTTAATCGAACGGACCGGCAGTCTCACAGAGTCCTGGAGACACTTCGGCGTCCCAGACTATCGGCGGTTCGAGACGCGGATCTCTGCCGGGTTACTATCGCAGCTGGATTCCCATTTGCTCGGTCTGCCGCGCCGGCAACCGGTGATCCTAATGACCAACATCAATGTGGACGTCGAGGGCATTCCGATCGTGGTCTCAAGGGCTCGAATGGCTCCGCAACACATGGAAATCGTCATTCGATTTAGCGAGTGA
- a CDS encoding carbohydrate ABC transporter permease yields MNGRLPLHAAIGRHAVLLTTAALILVPFVWMVSLSFKPPGEIFREHFSFLPEQWYAVQNYSKALTSAPLPRFMANGVLVCAAILTLQILICAPCAYALAKLRFPGRDVIFGFVLIGLLLPHQVLSLPLFVLAYELGILNTYAALIFPFVVSPFGIFLFRQVFKTIPDDVVHAARLDGLSELAIVWKVMVPMAMPAVIAFSIFSVVGRWNDLFWPLIAVRSESLMPPPLGIIAFANEEAGSDYGPLMAAATIVILPLVVAFLVAQKWFVEGMTGGAVK; encoded by the coding sequence ATGAATGGCCGCCTTCCTCTTCATGCCGCCATTGGGCGCCACGCCGTGTTGTTAACCACGGCAGCCCTCATACTCGTCCCCTTTGTCTGGATGGTCAGCCTGTCGTTTAAGCCGCCGGGGGAAATCTTTCGCGAACACTTCTCGTTTCTCCCCGAGCAATGGTATGCGGTGCAGAACTACAGCAAAGCGCTGACCTCTGCGCCGCTGCCACGCTTCATGGCCAACGGCGTCCTCGTCTGCGCCGCAATCCTGACGCTTCAGATCCTGATCTGCGCCCCTTGCGCCTATGCACTTGCCAAGCTGCGCTTTCCCGGCCGGGATGTGATCTTCGGTTTCGTACTGATCGGACTCCTTCTGCCGCACCAGGTGCTGTCGCTGCCGCTGTTCGTGCTCGCCTATGAACTCGGCATCTTGAATACCTATGCAGCACTGATCTTTCCCTTTGTAGTCTCGCCGTTTGGCATTTTCCTCTTTCGTCAGGTGTTCAAGACGATTCCCGACGACGTGGTCCACGCGGCGCGGCTCGACGGACTCTCGGAACTGGCGATCGTTTGGAAGGTGATGGTGCCGATGGCGATGCCCGCTGTGATCGCTTTCTCAATCTTCTCCGTCGTCGGCCGCTGGAACGACCTGTTCTGGCCGCTGATAGCGGTGCGCTCCGAGAGCCTGATGCCGCCACCGCTCGGGATCATTGCGTTCGCGAATGAGGAGGCAGGGAGCGACTACGGGCCCCTCATGGCCGCGGCTACAATCGTCATCCTCCCCCTCGTCGTCGCCTTCCTCGTCGCTCAGAAATGGTTCGTCGAGGGAATGACAGGGGGAGCAGTCAAATGA
- a CDS encoding carbohydrate ABC transporter permease codes for MAAYALAGPAVLLLFVLFFVPVLAVFVIALTDWHFGARSFAFVGIANFRELFADEGFRAALLNSIFYVAVVVPGTVILGLGIAMLIESGRSLRALYRAIHFLPFMATLAAMAIAWEALLHPTIGLVNQTFSALGLPTANWLRDEVTALPVLAIIGIWQNLGFAMVLFLAGLKSIPRDLYDAAEIDGADLWLDRFRTVTLPMLGPVLMFVVIVVALRAFEVFDTVKVLTQGGPGHASDVLLYTLYRESFEYLRTGYGAAIAVVFLVIVVALTLIQARVMDKRVHYQ; via the coding sequence ATGGCGGCCTACGCGCTCGCCGGGCCGGCGGTCCTACTGCTTTTCGTGCTGTTCTTCGTGCCCGTGCTCGCCGTCTTCGTCATCGCACTAACCGATTGGCACTTCGGCGCGCGCTCCTTCGCCTTCGTCGGAATTGCGAACTTTCGCGAGTTGTTCGCCGATGAGGGGTTTCGTGCCGCGCTCCTCAACAGCATCTTCTATGTCGCCGTCGTCGTGCCCGGCACCGTAATCCTCGGCCTTGGCATCGCAATGCTGATCGAGAGCGGGCGGTCGCTGCGCGCTCTGTATCGCGCTATTCACTTCCTGCCCTTCATGGCGACGCTGGCCGCTATGGCCATCGCATGGGAGGCGTTGCTCCATCCCACCATCGGCCTCGTCAACCAGACCTTCTCTGCGCTGGGGCTGCCCACAGCGAACTGGCTGCGCGACGAGGTGACCGCCTTGCCGGTGCTCGCTATCATCGGCATCTGGCAAAACCTCGGCTTCGCCATGGTCCTCTTCCTTGCCGGCCTCAAGTCGATCCCCCGCGACCTCTACGATGCTGCCGAGATCGACGGCGCCGACCTCTGGCTCGATCGCTTCCGCACCGTCACCTTGCCAATGCTCGGTCCGGTATTGATGTTCGTCGTCATCGTTGTGGCGCTTCGCGCGTTCGAGGTATTCGATACCGTCAAGGTTTTGACCCAAGGTGGACCAGGCCACGCCTCGGATGTACTGCTCTACACGCTCTACCGCGAGAGTTTCGAATATTTGCGCACCGGCTACGGTGCGGCCATCGCCGTCGTCTTCCTCGTCATTGTTGTGGCACTGACGCTCATTCAAGCTCGCGTCATGGACAAGAGGGTACACTACCAATGA
- a CDS encoding ABC transporter ATP-binding protein, whose amino-acid sequence MSDIHLDQITKSFGPTPVLRGISLAIEKGEFLTLLGPSGCGKSTLLRILAGLEVQDSGSVRIGESLVDGMRPKLRDVAMVFQSYALYPHMTVAANMAVPLRMRQLNAWQRLPIVGWVVPGTRRLSAEIDAEVDRTARALGIGHLLSRKPGQLSGGQRQRVAVGRAMVRHPAVFLMDEPLSNLDAKLRVQMRAEIKDLHRRLGVTFIYVTHDQAEAMTLSDRVAVMLDGDLIQVAPPQEIYADPDDRRVAEFVGSPKINLLDALVRERGLIAAAGTSFQTLSDAPPGTALALGIRPEAFHLSECGGVNTLIGAVRLIEHMGSDLFVHLDLAGLDHPLIARLAAERAPQIALGQMLHLSVNPDRILVFGQDGKRLRLSGSAGINKVTPMRQAAL is encoded by the coding sequence ATGAGTGACATCCACCTTGATCAGATTACCAAATCCTTTGGCCCAACGCCGGTCCTTCGGGGGATTTCGCTTGCGATCGAGAAGGGGGAGTTCTTGACGCTGTTGGGGCCGTCGGGGTGTGGTAAGTCGACGCTTCTCAGGATTTTGGCCGGGTTGGAAGTGCAGGACAGCGGCTCCGTGAGGATCGGTGAGAGCCTGGTCGATGGCATGCGGCCAAAGCTTCGCGATGTCGCCATGGTGTTCCAGTCGTACGCGCTTTATCCCCACATGACGGTCGCCGCCAATATGGCCGTACCGCTCCGAATGCGGCAACTGAATGCCTGGCAAAGGCTGCCGATCGTGGGATGGGTCGTGCCGGGCACCCGGCGACTGTCGGCCGAGATCGACGCAGAAGTCGACCGCACCGCAAGGGCGCTCGGCATCGGTCATCTGCTGTCCCGAAAGCCCGGCCAGCTGTCCGGCGGCCAACGTCAGCGCGTCGCCGTGGGCCGCGCGATGGTCCGCCATCCGGCCGTCTTTTTAATGGACGAGCCGCTCAGTAATCTGGACGCCAAGCTCCGGGTCCAGATGCGCGCAGAGATCAAAGACCTCCACCGCCGTCTCGGCGTCACCTTCATCTACGTCACCCACGATCAGGCCGAGGCGATGACGCTCTCTGATCGCGTCGCAGTGATGCTCGACGGCGACTTGATCCAGGTCGCTCCACCCCAAGAGATCTATGCCGATCCCGACGACCGCCGCGTGGCCGAATTCGTCGGAAGCCCCAAGATCAACCTGCTCGATGCGTTGGTGCGCGAGCGGGGTTTGATCGCCGCTGCCGGCACTAGCTTCCAGACTCTCTCCGACGCGCCGCCCGGTACGGCGCTCGCACTCGGCATCCGTCCGGAAGCCTTCCACCTTTCCGAGTGTGGCGGAGTCAATACCTTGATCGGGGCGGTTCGGCTCATTGAGCACATGGGCTCCGATCTCTTCGTCCATCTCGACCTCGCCGGTCTCGATCATCCGCTTATTGCCCGGCTCGCCGCTGAGCGGGCGCCGCAGATTGCGCTTGGCCAAATGCTGCATTTGTCAGTGAACCCCGACCGCATCCTGGTCTTTGGTCAGGACGGCAAGCGGCTCAGGCTCAGCGGATCGGCCGGGATCAACAAGGTTACCCCGATGCGGCAGGCCGCTCTGTGA
- a CDS encoding extracellular solute-binding protein — protein sequence MMKAMSLLVSAVAGALIGATAACADPVTLRVGYAFPARDGLFRQPIIERFMQQNPDVRIVTEANAADCPALLQQLLRAAVTGDLPDVVASLCYPDMPVLAERGLLVPLDGFLASDPSWAAVGVAPGALAATEWKGKTIALPESVSTSIVYYNMDIIRKVRPDLSNLDLSWNEILSLANDIRRTAPAFVPIFFEYYPDSYNWSFHALVYSHGGDVFTPDGKIAFDGPAGQAALQLMRRFGEAGMVDMTSEQARQAFASGKIGIYVASNSRLEQLTANAGPALDIRTGPFPQSAVDGRMPSGGGGLAIMARDPAKQRAAWKYLKFALGPEAQTLMVSKTGFTPVNTIAIKDPKYLGDYFKSKPNALAGLAEVARIKSMNVYPGENGGRITAVIRDHLQSIVTLKRTPDEALPDMVRDVRKLLPKP from the coding sequence ATGATGAAAGCGATGTCTTTGCTGGTATCGGCCGTCGCCGGGGCGCTGATCGGGGCGACTGCAGCCTGTGCCGATCCGGTCACTCTGCGGGTGGGCTACGCCTTTCCGGCGCGTGACGGCCTCTTCCGCCAGCCGATCATCGAGCGCTTCATGCAACAGAACCCAGACGTCCGGATCGTCACGGAGGCTAACGCCGCCGACTGCCCGGCCTTGTTGCAGCAACTCCTAAGGGCGGCGGTCACCGGGGATCTACCCGACGTCGTTGCCTCGCTCTGCTATCCGGACATGCCGGTCCTTGCCGAGCGAGGACTGCTAGTCCCACTCGATGGCTTCCTCGCCTCCGACCCGTCATGGGCCGCAGTGGGCGTAGCGCCTGGGGCGCTCGCTGCGACGGAATGGAAAGGCAAGACGATCGCCCTTCCGGAATCGGTATCAACGAGCATTGTCTATTACAACATGGACATCATTCGTAAGGTGCGTCCGGATCTTTCGAACTTGGACCTTTCCTGGAACGAGATCCTGTCGCTCGCCAACGACATCCGCAGGACTGCCCCCGCATTTGTTCCGATCTTCTTTGAATATTATCCCGACAGCTACAATTGGTCGTTTCACGCGCTCGTCTACAGCCACGGCGGCGACGTGTTCACGCCCGATGGAAAGATCGCCTTCGATGGCCCTGCCGGCCAAGCCGCCTTGCAACTGATGCGCCGTTTCGGGGAGGCTGGCATGGTCGACATGACCTCCGAACAGGCGCGCCAAGCCTTCGCTTCGGGCAAGATCGGCATCTATGTTGCCTCCAATTCGCGCCTGGAACAATTGACGGCCAACGCCGGACCCGCGCTCGATATTCGCACCGGTCCCTTTCCCCAATCGGCTGTCGATGGCCGGATGCCCTCTGGCGGTGGCGGATTGGCGATCATGGCTCGGGACCCAGCGAAGCAGCGAGCGGCGTGGAAATACCTGAAATTCGCCCTCGGCCCGGAGGCGCAGACGCTGATGGTGTCGAAGACCGGTTTCACGCCCGTCAACACAATCGCGATCAAGGACCCGAAATACCTTGGCGACTATTTCAAATCCAAGCCGAACGCCCTCGCTGGCCTCGCGGAGGTTGCCCGGATAAAAAGCATGAACGTATATCCCGGCGAAAACGGGGGGCGCATCACCGCGGTGATTCGAGACCACCTGCAAAGTATTGTAACGCTCAAGCGGACACCGGACGAAGCGCTTCCCGACATGGTTCGAGACGTCAGGAAACTCCTGCCGAAGCCCTAA
- a CDS encoding alpha-D-ribose 1-methylphosphonate 5-triphosphate diphosphatase, translating to MGQSANTLSQARQDILQSSEVVLTNAKIVTRSACFKGTVQIVDGMIADISAANVTARGAVDFEGNYLLPGLIDVHTDHLEKQILPRAGMTWDPLGAAIAHDVQVCAAGTTTVFDSLIVGAVGNPERRRLLPLMLEGLDEARRHGLLRANHLLHLRCDAREPDLIELFLTYADRSELRFVTIMDDGPRRDPERFRHLERRKNTLEVEIEAAILAVASTEDCTEDNRRRLVAHCRARGLPLASHDDTAAEHIAEAIGFRLAISEFPITLEAAKAARAAGMTIIVGGPNLVAGRSHIGNVSVRELARDDLIDIISSDYIPASILRAIWYLAAQSEGPSLAEAVLFGSLRPAETFGLSDRGEIAVGKRADLIRVADRNGPIVRAVWTAGRPVL from the coding sequence ATGGGTCAATCGGCGAATACGCTTAGTCAAGCTCGACAAGACATCCTCCAATCCAGCGAGGTTGTCCTGACCAACGCCAAGATCGTGACCCGGTCGGCGTGTTTCAAAGGAACGGTTCAGATTGTCGACGGCATGATCGCTGACATCTCGGCAGCCAATGTGACAGCGCGGGGCGCGGTCGACTTTGAAGGCAATTATTTGCTGCCTGGTTTGATTGACGTCCATACCGACCACCTCGAAAAGCAGATCTTGCCGCGGGCCGGCATGACTTGGGATCCCCTCGGCGCCGCGATCGCCCACGACGTCCAGGTCTGCGCGGCGGGCACCACGACGGTGTTCGACTCCCTGATTGTCGGGGCGGTGGGCAATCCAGAACGGCGACGCCTGCTGCCGCTCATGCTGGAAGGTCTCGACGAGGCGCGCCGGCACGGGCTGCTCAGGGCCAATCACCTGCTTCACTTGCGCTGCGACGCCCGAGAGCCCGACCTCATTGAACTCTTTCTTACCTATGCCGACCGGTCAGAGCTTCGGTTCGTGACTATCATGGACGACGGGCCGCGGCGGGACCCGGAGCGCTTCCGCCATCTGGAACGCCGCAAGAATACGCTCGAGGTGGAGATCGAAGCGGCGATACTCGCCGTCGCCAGCACAGAGGACTGCACCGAGGATAATCGGCGTCGCCTCGTGGCGCACTGTCGCGCGCGGGGCCTCCCCTTAGCCAGCCATGACGACACCGCCGCGGAGCACATCGCCGAAGCGATCGGGTTCAGGCTTGCTATCTCTGAATTCCCGATCACCCTGGAGGCGGCGAAGGCTGCCCGCGCCGCCGGCATGACGATTATCGTCGGTGGCCCCAACCTCGTCGCCGGGCGCTCGCATATCGGCAATGTCTCGGTGCGGGAACTGGCGCGGGACGACCTGATCGACATTATCAGCTCCGACTACATTCCTGCGAGCATACTTCGCGCGATCTGGTATCTGGCGGCTCAGTCAGAGGGGCCGTCGCTCGCCGAGGCCGTACTGTTCGGCAGCCTGCGACCGGCAGAGACCTTCGGGCTTTCCGACCGTGGCGAGATCGCGGTGGGCAAGCGCGCCGACCTCATCCGCGTCGCCGACCGAAACGGACCGATTGTGCGCGCGGTTTGGACGGCCGGCAGGCCGGTGCTCTGA
- the phnG gene encoding phosphonate C-P lyase system protein PhnG, with protein MSATQIAAADRCTRQVWMTLLAKAPLAELERHWAVIARPKFQWIRRPEYGATMLRGAVGRTGAVFNLGEATVTRCTLQIETGEIGIAYVLGRNKRHAALAALFDALMQRDLATRTGAIAPVIAALDQYLREAERAVRCETQRSKVDFFMLGREANGDDR; from the coding sequence ATGTCCGCGACGCAAATTGCTGCCGCCGATCGGTGCACCCGTCAGGTTTGGATGACGTTGCTCGCCAAGGCGCCACTCGCCGAATTGGAGCGACACTGGGCGGTGATCGCCCGTCCGAAGTTTCAATGGATCCGTCGGCCCGAATATGGCGCCACCATGCTGCGAGGGGCGGTTGGACGGACCGGCGCCGTGTTCAATCTCGGCGAGGCGACGGTTACGCGCTGTACGCTCCAGATCGAAACGGGCGAAATCGGCATCGCTTATGTGCTCGGCCGTAACAAGCGCCACGCCGCACTTGCTGCTCTGTTCGACGCCTTGATGCAGCGCGACCTAGCCACCAGGACCGGTGCGATCGCCCCGGTGATCGCCGCGCTCGACCAATATCTGCGCGAGGCGGAGCGAGCGGTCCGGTGCGAGACCCAACGTAGCAAGGTCGATTTCTTCATGCTGGGGCGGGAGGCCAATGGCGATGACCGCTGA
- the phnH gene encoding phosphonate C-P lyase system protein PhnH gives MTADLVPPAFRDPVHDSQSAFRRLLRALSRPGTPVSLPGPAQPPAPMGGPLAAIALTLADTDCPIWLDGALSTEPVRRYLHFHTNAPQVADTKAAAIALIGDAGRLAPIGGFHPGEAAYPDRSTTLVLQVPALTGGPTVRLCGPGIETTASFAPRGLPDWFWAAWRENAARYPLGVDIFLTDDRDVVGLPRSTKVEAP, from the coding sequence ATGACCGCTGATCTCGTACCGCCCGCCTTCCGCGATCCCGTTCACGACTCGCAGTCGGCCTTCCGTCGGCTCCTGAGAGCGTTGTCGCGGCCTGGCACCCCGGTTTCGCTTCCCGGTCCAGCCCAACCGCCGGCGCCGATGGGCGGACCGCTCGCTGCCATTGCTCTGACACTCGCGGACACTGATTGCCCGATCTGGCTGGACGGGGCCCTCTCGACGGAGCCGGTCCGACGCTACCTTCACTTCCATACCAACGCGCCGCAGGTTGCCGATACGAAGGCCGCGGCCATCGCCCTGATTGGTGATGCAGGTCGCCTGGCGCCCATCGGCGGTTTCCATCCGGGCGAGGCCGCCTATCCAGACCGCTCGACGACGCTCGTCCTCCAGGTGCCGGCGCTCACCGGCGGGCCTACCGTCCGCCTCTGCGGGCCGGGGATCGAAACCACGGCGAGTTTCGCGCCCCGGGGCCTCCCGGACTGGTTTTGGGCGGCATGGCGCGAGAATGCCGCACGCTATCCCCTCGGCGTCGACATCTTCCTCACCGACGACCGTGACGTTGTCGGCCTGCCGCGCTCCACCAAGGTTGAGGCACCATGA